The Peromyscus maniculatus bairdii isolate BWxNUB_F1_BW_parent chromosome 6, HU_Pman_BW_mat_3.1, whole genome shotgun sequence genome has a segment encoding these proteins:
- the LOC143273949 gene encoding uncharacterized protein LOC143273949, producing the protein MGELENHAVNAVTYNDVHVDITQEEWALMDPSQRNLYKDVMVETYMNLTAIGMKDLIPQRNPVNIWGVVKPLYVIVMLKGMKKHKLKRNPMNIINVVKPLHNTIIFKGIKEHILEKNPMNVISVVKPLLITLIFKDMKEHILEKNPMNVINVVKPLHSPVIFMDIKEHILEKKPYECNQCGKAFAHHSHLQRHKRTHTGVKPYNCNQCIKDFVITMVFNFMKENMIQKNPMNVNSLVKPFHSPVIFKYIKEHTLESNPMNIINVLIPTHNTEQPYNRKSFSV; encoded by the exons atgggagaGCTGGAAAACCATGCTGTGAATGCAGTGACCTATAATGATGTGCATGTCGACATCACTCAGGAAGAATGGGCATTGATGGATCCTTCACAGAggaatctctacaaagatgtgatggtgGAGACCTATATGAACCTCACAGCTATAG GCATGAAAGACCTCAtaccacagagaaatcctgtgaaTATATGGGGTGTGGTTAAGCCTTTGTATGTCATAGTCATGCTCAAAGGCATGAAAAAGCACAAACTGAAGAGAAATcctatgaatataatcaatgtaGTAAAACCTTTGCACAACACaatcatcttcaaaggc ataaaagaacacatactggagaaaaaccctatgaatgtaatcagtgtggtaaagcctttgcttaTCACTCtcatcttcaaagacatgaaagaacacatactggagaaaaaccctatgaatgtaatcaatgtggtaaagcctttgcacagcccAGTCATCTTCatggacataaaagaacacatactggagaaaaaaccctatgaatgtaatcagtgtggtaaagcctttgctcatcactctcatcttcaaaggcataaaagaacacatactggagtgAAACCATACAACTGTAATCAATGTATTAAAGACTTTGTCATCACAATGGTCTTCaatttcatgaaagaaaacatgattcagaaaaaccctatgaatgtaaacagTTTGGTAAAGCCATTTCACAGCCCAGTCATCTTCAAGTATATtaaagaacacacactggagagtaaccctatgaatataatcaatgtgtTAATACCTACTCACAACACAGAGCAACCATATAACCGTAAATCTTTTAGTGTGTAA